From a region of the Roseivirga sp. 4D4 genome:
- a CDS encoding rhodanese-like domain-containing protein, which produces MKGQKLKNTLVAIGVLLAIVILTTEPVKAQDSKPHYKCTPCGCSQDDVLVAGPGNCSSCGMKLINIHNPDEGLAYNNLNSAQVCELLEKDPDVILLDVRSEGEFTQRTTKIGRFKNALNIPVSEVADRIDELKQYKEKTILVYCSISARSPRASAVLAENGFKKIKNLMGGLNAWNEQSLEKLPCRDTYTTKQ; this is translated from the coding sequence ATGAAAGGTCAAAAACTCAAAAATACGCTCGTTGCAATAGGCGTGTTACTGGCAATTGTCATTCTTACAACCGAGCCGGTCAAAGCTCAGGATAGCAAACCACATTATAAGTGCACACCCTGTGGCTGTAGTCAAGATGATGTTCTTGTCGCTGGTCCTGGAAACTGCTCAAGCTGCGGTATGAAGTTGATCAACATTCACAATCCCGATGAAGGTTTGGCTTACAATAATCTCAACAGCGCACAAGTTTGTGAGTTGCTTGAAAAAGATCCAGATGTAATATTACTAGACGTGCGTTCTGAAGGTGAATTCACACAAAGAACTACCAAGATTGGAAGGTTCAAAAATGCCCTCAACATACCTGTTAGCGAAGTTGCCGATCGCATTGATGAACTAAAACAGTACAAGGAAAAAACTATTCTCGTATACTGTTCAATAAGTGCCAGAAGTCCAAGAGCCAGTGCTGTTTTAGCTGAAAACGGATTTAAGAAAATCAAAAACTTAATGGGAGGACTCAATGCTTGGAATGAGCAATCGCTTGAGAAACTACCTTGCCGAGACACATACACGACAAAACAATAG
- a CDS encoding sensor histidine kinase, translating into MTIYIVIGAVALSVIGLLNVQLKLIRADVEVYQQQFKLLVPEYISDLQDAIRKDKVLRDLVNSYEGEEKYFVLESFEDAPKDPILVNLKRNIDDVFDLNKLNIDYELKVLMGASRRCYHYSGEEERARNPRIEEIVGHDYFMCLCGPNVGMGHGQHGDGEYTALDVSIDYPNELGGFVGENGPLLRTSLLLLLILIAAFSYTVITINKQKKLSDLKNDFINNLTHEFKTPIFSISLASGLLRKSDEVKQSDRLLKYTELIDNEGKRLKSQVDKILQMALIDSGNFKLEKKQLNLHDLIERVSKNFELIINEKQGQLILDLNAENPSIFADETHLNNIIYNLLDNAVKYTESQPEILVSTLGTDKGITLIIKDNGIGMSEHTQKFIFDKFYRAGSGDLHNVKGFGLGLSYVKSVIEAHRGRINLNSRKNEGSEFNIYLPVR; encoded by the coding sequence TTGACCATATACATAGTAATAGGTGCAGTAGCACTTTCTGTGATAGGATTGCTAAACGTACAATTGAAGCTGATCAGGGCTGATGTAGAGGTTTATCAGCAGCAATTCAAACTTCTGGTACCCGAATATATCAGCGATTTACAAGATGCTATTCGCAAGGATAAGGTTTTGAGGGACCTGGTCAATTCATATGAAGGAGAAGAAAAGTATTTTGTGTTAGAGTCTTTCGAAGATGCGCCAAAAGACCCCATTCTAGTCAATTTAAAGCGAAATATTGATGATGTTTTTGACCTCAATAAACTCAATATTGACTACGAACTTAAAGTATTGATGGGAGCGAGCAGGCGTTGCTACCATTATTCTGGAGAAGAGGAAAGGGCGCGTAATCCACGAATCGAGGAGATTGTAGGTCATGACTATTTTATGTGTCTCTGTGGGCCAAATGTGGGGATGGGGCATGGTCAGCATGGTGATGGGGAGTATACGGCCCTTGATGTAAGCATCGACTACCCCAACGAGTTGGGTGGTTTCGTGGGTGAGAATGGACCTTTGTTACGAACTTCCTTATTACTTCTACTTATCCTAATTGCGGCTTTTTCTTATACAGTCATTACCATTAATAAGCAGAAGAAGTTATCAGACCTGAAGAATGACTTCATCAATAATCTAACGCATGAGTTCAAAACTCCAATCTTTTCAATATCTCTTGCATCGGGATTGCTAAGAAAATCAGATGAAGTAAAACAGTCTGATCGCTTATTGAAGTATACTGAACTTATCGACAATGAAGGTAAGCGTCTGAAGAGTCAGGTTGATAAAATTCTGCAGATGGCACTTATCGATTCAGGTAATTTCAAACTTGAAAAGAAGCAGTTAAATCTTCATGATTTAATCGAAAGGGTATCTAAGAATTTTGAGCTGATCATCAATGAAAAACAGGGGCAATTGATACTAGATTTGAATGCCGAGAACCCCTCGATTTTTGCTGACGAAACCCATTTGAATAATATTATCTACAACCTTTTAGACAATGCCGTGAAGTATACTGAGAGTCAACCTGAAATTCTGGTAAGTACTTTGGGAACGGATAAAGGAATTACGCTCATTATCAAAGACAACGGTATAGGAATGAGTGAGCATACGCAGAAGTTTATTTTTGACAAATTCTACCGTGCAGGATCGGGTGATTTACACAATGTGAAGGGTTTTGGATTGGGTTTAAGCTATGTAAAAAGTGTAATTGAGGCACATAGAGGCCGGATTAATCTTAATAGTAGAAAGAATGAGGGAAGCGAATTTAACATATACTTACCTGTGAGATAA
- a CDS encoding response regulator transcription factor produces MSLKVRILLVEDDDNLGYILKEYLKVHEFEVNWVKDGVQGLDTFEESSFDLCILDVMMPKMDGFTLAEKIKRRSPEVPLIFLTAKALKIDKLKGFKAGADDYIVKPVDEEELIARINAIVKRSGLHRQANQSIIYQIGQYSFDYPNQTLVFKGEKQTITTKEAEILKQLCLRKGQILDRQTTLKEIWGESDYFNRRSMDVFISKLRKYLSQDPEVKITNVHGKGFVLEDQ; encoded by the coding sequence ATGAGCCTTAAAGTCCGTATTTTATTGGTAGAGGATGATGATAATCTGGGGTATATCCTTAAAGAATATCTTAAGGTGCATGAGTTCGAAGTAAATTGGGTTAAGGATGGGGTGCAAGGACTAGATACCTTCGAAGAAAGCTCATTTGATTTGTGCATATTAGACGTAATGATGCCCAAAATGGATGGGTTTACACTGGCTGAAAAGATCAAACGTAGATCACCTGAAGTGCCATTGATTTTTCTTACGGCTAAGGCCTTGAAAATTGATAAACTGAAAGGCTTCAAGGCAGGTGCCGATGACTACATCGTTAAGCCAGTAGATGAGGAAGAATTGATTGCCAGGATCAATGCTATCGTGAAAAGGAGTGGTTTGCACAGACAAGCGAATCAATCCATAATCTACCAGATCGGCCAATACAGCTTTGACTATCCTAATCAAACACTTGTCTTCAAAGGGGAAAAACAAACGATTACCACCAAAGAAGCTGAAATATTGAAGCAGCTTTGCTTAAGGAAAGGGCAGATTCTAGATCGGCAAACTACACTGAAAGAAATATGGGGGGAGAGCGATTACTTCAATCGGAGGAGTATGGATGTCTTCATTTCTAAGCTCCGCAAATACCTAAGCCAAGATCCTGAGGTGAAAATTACCAATGTCCACGGCAAGGGTTTTGTTTTGGAAGACCAATAG
- a CDS encoding gliding motility-associated C-terminal domain-containing protein translates to MILRQSIGVLSLLMFMLSTVSLRSQTDEGRDFWFSFNPNAIPQGSNPFGPPHDSFIDLIVLISSREEAKVKINVFGTGTEFDIVVQPGTIYRQKIERINSINFDPSVPIGALENSIHLSSDVDVSVRIINGNLSSSAASIVLPTHALGKRYVVSGYIDDLDNIKGSVRSQVVIVATKDSTKVQFTPTEGTIWNAHDKGVTATIELNKGEVYRFRSAFDLTGTLIESTDECKPIAVFSGNSYTEVTGGQNCFATRQVPSLNSGFTEYRDGYSDDHLFNQLSPIKSWGTEYIALPFGLRKGFVLQVSTASDNTIITIGNDEYQLNTGEFLRTLHNEAVTIKADRPIQVAQLAQSQSCDHPPGVNNPTNPADPLMLMLNPNEQLATRAHIDTWEERFFFYNLSVVVRTDEIDSFEISQIANSDIDFHVIGGNPEYSFAIIPLEENQNYIVNSKGFIGYLSAFALNVGYGYLVSAGTRNLLADIILSNDNLGIITDEACANQGINFEATFNDFDALEPRFTDFQWDFGDGQSGTGQSTNHIYQEAGDYTITLVASKGDGDCRTEETFYRDITILPFGIEEIIGPQSVCPDVEGVGYYIDGHPGNTYNWRVNGGTIVQTSNDQQRIWVDWDITNANASVEIVESNALGCIGDTLKLDIRINKALEPPAPKPLNSAFKEVCFQDFRSVSYFTPQTAGSEYFWEIEGGSFTGGNTGNQVTVSWNGVGSGKIWFRENNPTIDACEGVSDTLQVTVLEDIVSTPIITNLSCFQNSDGEVLLEVSGGKGPYEAIWTDGSQGLWRNGLTAGSYSATIYDAIGCLQNVSVNVAEPEELIAEIETQSTLCFQENNGTATLIINGGTAPYQAFWNGANIPGGLVNNNLGAGSHSVRILDVQGCELSMSFDITQPDPLFAVTTDSPSCPENKTGTIFVEASGGTRPYTYRWNTSPPQDAQLIKGLSAGNYSVTVTDANGCTFTFDDEQIREKYPRIQMPNAFSPNGDGVNDQFQAVYECTASFQMKVFNQWGEMVFFSENIDAGWDGSFKNTEAPSGKYSFIISYSAEVNGQPFNETVRGTVRLVR, encoded by the coding sequence ATGATATTGCGACAAAGCATTGGTGTTTTAAGCCTCCTGATGTTTATGTTATCGACAGTGAGCCTCAGGTCTCAGACTGACGAGGGTCGCGATTTTTGGTTCAGTTTTAACCCGAATGCAATTCCACAAGGTTCTAATCCCTTCGGCCCACCTCATGACTCCTTCATTGACCTTATTGTACTAATCTCCAGCAGAGAGGAAGCCAAAGTCAAAATAAACGTATTTGGTACAGGAACAGAATTTGATATAGTTGTTCAGCCTGGAACTATCTACAGACAAAAGATCGAAAGAATAAACTCGATAAATTTTGACCCCAGTGTACCCATAGGTGCACTAGAAAATTCAATTCACCTGAGCTCTGATGTTGATGTAAGTGTTAGAATAATCAACGGAAACTTAAGTAGTAGTGCGGCATCCATTGTTTTACCCACACATGCATTAGGAAAAAGATATGTGGTTTCGGGATATATAGACGACCTTGACAATATCAAAGGTAGTGTAAGGTCGCAGGTTGTCATTGTCGCAACCAAAGACAGCACAAAAGTCCAATTCACTCCAACGGAGGGCACTATTTGGAATGCGCATGATAAAGGTGTCACTGCTACAATTGAACTGAACAAAGGTGAAGTCTATAGATTCCGTTCAGCCTTTGACCTTACAGGCACTTTAATTGAATCAACCGATGAGTGTAAACCAATAGCAGTGTTTAGCGGAAACTCTTATACGGAAGTCACCGGTGGACAAAATTGCTTCGCCACGAGGCAAGTGCCCAGTCTAAATAGTGGGTTTACAGAATATAGAGATGGCTATAGTGATGATCACCTTTTCAATCAGCTGTCACCTATCAAATCCTGGGGCACAGAATATATAGCCCTTCCCTTTGGGCTTCGAAAAGGCTTTGTGTTACAGGTAAGTACCGCTTCGGATAACACCATAATAACGATTGGCAATGATGAATATCAACTCAATACAGGTGAATTTTTGAGGACTTTGCACAATGAAGCAGTAACAATAAAAGCAGACAGGCCAATTCAGGTAGCCCAGCTCGCTCAGTCTCAAAGCTGTGATCACCCACCTGGTGTAAACAATCCTACCAACCCTGCCGATCCGTTAATGCTAATGCTTAATCCAAATGAACAACTTGCTACCAGAGCACATATCGACACTTGGGAGGAAAGGTTCTTTTTTTACAACCTGAGCGTTGTGGTAAGAACGGATGAGATTGATAGTTTCGAAATCTCACAAATTGCCAACAGTGATATAGACTTTCATGTTATAGGCGGAAATCCCGAATACTCTTTTGCCATAATCCCACTTGAGGAAAACCAAAACTACATAGTAAACTCAAAGGGGTTTATCGGTTATTTAAGTGCGTTTGCACTCAATGTTGGTTATGGTTATCTCGTAAGCGCAGGAACACGTAACCTTCTGGCGGATATCATTCTTTCCAATGATAACCTAGGTATAATTACCGATGAGGCATGTGCCAACCAAGGCATCAACTTTGAGGCAACTTTCAATGATTTTGATGCTCTGGAACCTAGGTTTACCGACTTTCAGTGGGACTTCGGTGATGGGCAATCAGGAACAGGGCAGTCGACCAATCACATCTATCAAGAAGCTGGTGATTACACCATCACCCTAGTGGCCTCAAAAGGAGATGGAGATTGCAGAACGGAAGAAACATTCTACCGAGACATCACTATTCTTCCCTTCGGAATAGAAGAGATAATTGGACCACAATCTGTCTGCCCAGACGTAGAAGGAGTCGGGTATTACATTGATGGACATCCAGGCAATACATACAACTGGAGGGTCAATGGTGGAACAATTGTCCAAACGTCAAATGATCAGCAGAGGATTTGGGTAGATTGGGACATCACCAATGCCAACGCATCAGTCGAGATAGTAGAATCAAACGCCCTTGGGTGTATTGGAGACACTTTGAAACTAGACATTAGAATTAATAAAGCCTTAGAACCACCAGCTCCAAAACCACTCAATAGTGCATTCAAAGAAGTCTGCTTTCAGGATTTTCGAAGCGTGAGCTATTTCACACCACAAACTGCCGGGTCGGAATATTTCTGGGAAATAGAAGGAGGAAGTTTTACGGGTGGAAACACGGGCAACCAAGTTACAGTCTCATGGAATGGAGTTGGAAGCGGAAAAATTTGGTTCAGGGAAAACAACCCGACAATCGATGCTTGTGAGGGAGTTTCGGATACGCTTCAAGTCACAGTTTTGGAAGATATTGTTTCGACACCGATCATTACGAATCTCAGTTGCTTCCAAAATTCAGATGGAGAGGTTTTACTTGAGGTAAGCGGAGGAAAAGGACCATACGAAGCCATATGGACAGATGGTAGTCAAGGGCTTTGGAGGAATGGTCTGACTGCCGGTAGCTATAGCGCAACAATCTATGATGCAATAGGCTGTTTACAAAATGTATCTGTTAATGTAGCAGAACCTGAAGAACTAATTGCGGAGATAGAAACCCAGTCAACGCTGTGCTTTCAAGAGAATAACGGAACGGCTACTCTCATTATTAATGGTGGAACCGCACCTTATCAGGCCTTTTGGAATGGAGCCAATATACCCGGTGGTCTAGTCAATAACAATCTTGGTGCTGGCTCTCATTCCGTGCGAATCCTTGATGTACAGGGTTGTGAGTTGTCTATGTCCTTCGATATTACTCAACCTGACCCACTCTTTGCGGTCACGACCGATTCCCCTTCATGTCCAGAGAATAAAACAGGAACTATTTTCGTGGAAGCGAGTGGAGGAACCAGACCATACACATATCGTTGGAATACAAGCCCACCACAAGATGCTCAATTGATTAAAGGACTGTCGGCTGGAAATTACTCTGTCACGGTAACCGATGCGAATGGATGCACTTTTACATTTGACGATGAACAGATCAGAGAAAAGTACCCGAGAATTCAAATGCCTAATGCTTTCAGTCCTAATGGTGATGGTGTCAATGATCAGTTCCAAGCGGTGTATGAATGTACCGCTAGTTTTCAAATGAAAGTATTTAATCAATGGGGAGAAATGGTATTCTTCTCTGAAAACATTGATGCAGGCTGGGATGGCTCGTTCAAAAATACCGAAGCTCCGTCAGGTAAATACTCTTTCATTATTAGTTATTCGGCCGAGGTCAATGGACAACCTTTCAACGAAACTGTCAGGGGAACAGTAAGGTTAGTTAGGTAA
- the hutI gene encoding imidazolonepropionase — protein sequence MQKVFINIGTLLQTREPGTKILRGALMADVPSLKNAWLKTNDGLIEDYGFMNDFVEDNAYEVVDLKGRMVSPTFVDSHTHLVFAADRDEEFVMKIKGMDYQSIAAAGGGIINSAKKLEGTSLEELLDGARQRLSEAIASGTGAIEIKSGYGLTMEAEIKMLQVIAQLKQEFAIPIKSTFLGAHAFPHADHDKYMKTLLQEMLPEVYSQQLANYIDCFCEEGYFSVDQMCHILEAGEKYELKPKVHVNQFNAIGGVEKAIEFGAVSVDHLEVLPESEMVLLKDSDTIPVALPGCSFFINIPFAPARKIIENGLPLVLASDFNPGSAPSFNMSLINSLATMKMKLLPEEAFNATTYNAAHALELESEVGSISKGKRANFIVSKPNRTLNSIAYNFGVDWIDSVYIRGEKF from the coding sequence ATGCAAAAAGTCTTCATTAATATCGGTACACTCCTTCAAACCAGAGAGCCGGGCACTAAAATTCTACGTGGTGCATTGATGGCTGATGTTCCCTCATTGAAGAATGCGTGGCTAAAGACCAATGATGGCCTTATTGAGGATTACGGTTTTATGAATGATTTTGTAGAGGACAATGCATATGAAGTGGTTGACCTGAAAGGCCGCATGGTCTCCCCTACCTTTGTAGATTCCCATACCCACTTGGTGTTTGCTGCGGATCGTGATGAAGAGTTTGTCATGAAGATCAAAGGCATGGATTACCAGTCCATTGCTGCAGCAGGTGGAGGAATTATAAACTCTGCCAAAAAGTTAGAGGGGACGTCACTGGAGGAATTACTCGATGGAGCTAGACAGCGGTTATCAGAAGCCATTGCCAGTGGCACTGGGGCTATAGAGATCAAAAGTGGGTATGGTCTTACCATGGAAGCAGAAATCAAAATGCTTCAGGTTATTGCGCAATTAAAACAAGAATTCGCAATCCCCATTAAGTCTACTTTCCTGGGTGCACATGCTTTTCCCCATGCGGATCATGACAAATACATGAAAACGCTTTTACAAGAGATGCTACCCGAAGTATACTCACAGCAATTAGCCAACTACATTGATTGCTTTTGTGAGGAAGGCTATTTCTCAGTGGATCAAATGTGCCACATTCTGGAGGCTGGTGAGAAATATGAGCTAAAGCCAAAAGTCCACGTCAATCAGTTCAATGCCATCGGAGGTGTTGAAAAGGCCATTGAGTTTGGCGCTGTTTCTGTAGATCATTTGGAAGTATTACCAGAATCTGAAATGGTCCTACTGAAAGACTCAGATACAATCCCTGTCGCACTTCCTGGCTGCTCATTCTTCATTAATATCCCTTTCGCTCCAGCAAGAAAGATCATCGAAAATGGATTGCCATTAGTGTTGGCTTCGGATTTTAACCCTGGTTCCGCACCATCATTCAACATGAGTTTGATAAACAGTCTGGCCACGATGAAAATGAAACTATTGCCGGAAGAAGCTTTCAATGCCACAACCTACAACGCAGCACATGCTTTAGAACTGGAATCGGAAGTTGGAAGTATCAGCAAAGGGAAACGTGCCAATTTCATTGTCTCCAAACCCAATAGAACCTTGAATTCCATTGCCTATAATTTCGGTGTCGACTGGATCGATTCGGTGTATATCAGAGGTGAAAAATTCTGA
- a CDS encoding urocanate hydratase, with protein sequence MNTFHQNLQEGIPSVLPEAPVFDPEINRAPKRKDILSDSDKKLAIRNALRYFPSEWHNELASEFLDELNTYGRIYMYRFMPKDFVSAQGIDSYPGKSQQAKAIMLMIQNNLDPKVAQHPYELITYGGNGAVFQNWAQYRLVMKYLAEMTDEQTLVMYSGHPMGLFPSSKNAPRVVVTNGMMIPNYSKPDDWEKFNALGVTQYGQMTAGSYMYIGPQGIVHGTTITVLNAARMKRPNGDFSGLLFVTSGLGGMSGAQPKAAKIAGLVSVTAEVNPKAAYKRQEQGWVDLVIEDIGELISQVETARNTGSNTSFAYLGNIVEVWEGFEQAGLTIDIGSDQTSLHNPFAGGYYPADMSYDEANVMMAEQPDQFKEEVYKTLRRHAAAINKQTESGTYFFDYGNAFLLEAGRAGADVFKANSEEFKYPSYVQDIMGPLCFDYGFGPFRWVCASGKAEDLESTDAIAAAVIEQMLEEAPDEIKPQLQDNLHWVKEAQKNQLVVGSQARILYADAEGRMRIAQAFNQAIDKGEIGPVVLGRDHHDVSGTDSPYRETSNIYDGSQFTADMAVQNFVGDAFRGATWVSLHNGGGVGWGEVINGGFGMLLDGSIEAEERLKSMLFWDVNNGIARRNWARNPHAMSAIDRAMASEPKLKVTKPQLVEDELINNLFTSL encoded by the coding sequence ATGAATACATTCCATCAAAACCTCCAAGAAGGAATCCCTTCCGTTTTACCAGAAGCACCCGTATTTGATCCGGAAATCAACAGAGCGCCAAAACGTAAGGACATCCTTTCTGATTCCGACAAAAAATTGGCCATCAGAAATGCACTAAGGTATTTTCCAAGCGAATGGCATAATGAACTAGCCTCTGAGTTTTTGGATGAACTAAATACCTATGGCCGAATCTATATGTATCGATTCATGCCAAAGGATTTTGTTTCAGCTCAAGGAATTGACAGCTACCCGGGTAAATCACAACAGGCAAAAGCGATCATGTTGATGATTCAGAACAACCTAGACCCAAAAGTAGCGCAGCACCCTTATGAGTTAATCACTTATGGTGGAAATGGAGCTGTCTTTCAAAACTGGGCGCAGTACAGGCTCGTCATGAAATACTTAGCCGAAATGACGGATGAACAAACATTGGTCATGTACTCCGGTCACCCAATGGGCCTCTTCCCTTCTAGCAAGAATGCCCCTCGCGTGGTAGTCACCAATGGTATGATGATTCCTAACTATTCTAAGCCTGATGACTGGGAAAAATTCAATGCTTTGGGTGTTACGCAGTATGGCCAAATGACAGCAGGTTCTTATATGTATATAGGTCCACAAGGCATTGTTCATGGCACCACGATTACGGTATTGAATGCTGCCCGAATGAAAAGACCCAATGGAGACTTCAGTGGTCTACTCTTCGTGACATCTGGCCTGGGAGGCATGAGTGGTGCCCAACCCAAGGCGGCCAAAATTGCCGGCCTCGTATCAGTGACCGCGGAGGTTAACCCAAAGGCAGCTTACAAACGACAAGAACAAGGCTGGGTAGATTTGGTAATTGAGGATATTGGCGAGCTAATCAGTCAAGTAGAAACTGCTCGAAATACTGGCAGCAACACATCATTCGCCTACTTGGGGAACATAGTAGAGGTTTGGGAAGGTTTTGAGCAAGCCGGGCTGACCATAGATATCGGTTCTGATCAGACCTCGTTACACAACCCATTTGCCGGTGGTTATTATCCTGCAGACATGAGCTATGATGAAGCCAATGTTATGATGGCTGAGCAACCCGATCAATTCAAAGAAGAGGTTTACAAAACGCTTCGGAGACATGCAGCTGCTATTAACAAACAAACGGAAAGTGGCACCTATTTCTTCGACTATGGTAACGCTTTCTTGTTAGAAGCCGGACGAGCAGGTGCTGATGTGTTCAAAGCAAATTCTGAAGAATTCAAATACCCATCTTATGTACAAGACATTATGGGGCCACTTTGCTTTGATTATGGCTTTGGTCCTTTCCGATGGGTTTGTGCTTCTGGTAAGGCTGAAGATTTAGAATCAACCGATGCTATTGCAGCGGCTGTTATCGAGCAAATGCTGGAAGAAGCACCAGATGAGATCAAGCCACAACTTCAGGACAACCTACACTGGGTCAAGGAAGCCCAGAAGAATCAATTAGTTGTAGGGTCTCAAGCACGAATCCTATATGCCGATGCTGAAGGCAGAATGCGAATTGCTCAGGCTTTTAATCAAGCCATTGACAAAGGCGAAATTGGACCAGTAGTATTAGGTCGAGATCATCACGATGTTTCTGGCACTGACTCCCCCTACCGAGAAACTTCTAACATCTATGATGGCTCTCAATTCACAGCCGATATGGCGGTACAAAACTTTGTAGGTGATGCCTTCAGAGGTGCTACTTGGGTTTCACTCCACAACGGTGGCGGTGTCGGCTGGGGAGAAGTCATCAATGGCGGTTTCGGCATGTTACTTGACGGTTCAATCGAAGCTGAAGAAAGACTCAAAAGCATGCTGTTTTGGGATGTTAACAATGGAATTGCCCGAAGAAACTGGGCACGTAACCCACATGCCATGAGTGCCATTGACCGAGCCATGGCATCAGAACCCAAGCTAAAAGTAACGAAACCTCAATTGGTTGAAGACGAATTAATTAACAACCTATTTACGTCACTCTGA
- the hutH gene encoding histidine ammonia-lyase, which translates to MEVFNYGSQHLTAGKALGIANGNIQGALNRESIDRINQSTQYVKEITENETKVYGINTGFGPLCTTKISAEDTETLQYNILKSHSVGVGEPIAPKLSKLMMILKVHSLAQGFSGIQLSTLERIIWHIDNDAIPVVPEKGSVGASGDLAPLAHLFLPLIGLGEVFYQGEKISTKSLFEKTNLNSIALGPKEGLALINGTQFIAAHAVEVLDRLHNCLNHADIIGAMMIEALQGSIKPFSPELHALRPFKGNQHVAHRVKTLLENSEILSAHADCDRVQDPYSLRCIPQVHGTSRNTWLHLKELLEVELNSVTDNPIILSAEETISGGNFHGQPLALPLDYAALAAAELGNISDRRIYLSLEGKIEGLPQLLMNDTGINSGFMLPQYTSAALVSENKSLCFPASADSVPTSLGQEDHVSMGSISGRKALEIIGNLEQILAIELLCAAQAFDFRRPLKSGAILEACHAHTREKIDHAEADRIFSKDIEKAHQIIESRAFMDICKTAATDQLTSDHHSLFEVY; encoded by the coding sequence ATGGAAGTATTCAACTACGGATCGCAACATTTAACTGCGGGTAAAGCGCTAGGAATTGCAAATGGCAATATCCAAGGAGCCTTAAATCGCGAAAGCATAGATCGAATTAATCAAAGCACTCAGTATGTCAAAGAGATCACTGAAAACGAAACAAAGGTCTACGGCATAAACACCGGTTTTGGACCCTTGTGTACTACCAAAATATCTGCTGAGGACACCGAGACCCTTCAATACAATATCCTAAAAAGTCATAGTGTGGGTGTAGGCGAGCCAATAGCCCCAAAATTGAGCAAACTGATGATGATTCTGAAAGTGCACTCTCTGGCTCAGGGCTTCTCAGGTATTCAACTGAGTACTTTAGAAAGAATCATTTGGCATATTGACAACGATGCAATCCCTGTTGTTCCCGAAAAAGGCTCCGTAGGTGCATCAGGAGATTTGGCTCCTTTAGCTCACTTGTTCCTACCACTTATTGGCCTTGGAGAGGTTTTCTATCAAGGCGAGAAAATCAGTACTAAGTCACTCTTTGAAAAAACTAACCTCAATTCAATAGCACTTGGTCCAAAGGAAGGGCTTGCATTAATCAATGGAACACAATTTATCGCAGCTCATGCGGTCGAAGTCCTCGATAGACTTCATAACTGTCTCAATCATGCCGATATCATTGGTGCAATGATGATTGAGGCGCTGCAAGGTTCTATCAAACCGTTTTCTCCCGAATTACATGCCTTAAGACCATTCAAGGGCAATCAACATGTTGCCCATCGTGTAAAGACACTGCTGGAAAACTCTGAAATTCTTTCTGCGCATGCTGATTGCGATCGGGTACAAGACCCCTACTCCCTCAGGTGTATTCCTCAGGTTCATGGTACTTCCAGAAACACATGGCTTCACCTAAAAGAATTGCTGGAAGTCGAGTTGAACTCAGTCACCGATAACCCGATTATCCTAAGTGCAGAAGAAACGATCAGTGGTGGTAATTTTCATGGGCAACCTCTGGCATTGCCCTTAGATTATGCCGCACTGGCGGCAGCAGAACTAGGTAATATCTCTGATCGGAGAATTTACCTTTCACTAGAAGGCAAAATTGAAGGCTTGCCCCAACTTCTAATGAATGATACGGGTATCAACTCAGGGTTCATGTTGCCACAGTACACTTCTGCCGCCTTGGTCAGCGAGAACAAAAGTCTTTGCTTCCCTGCCAGTGCCGATAGTGTCCCGACTTCTTTGGGACAAGAAGACCATGTGAGTATGGGGTCGATCAGCGGTAGAAAGGCGTTGGAAATCATTGGGAACCTGGAGCAGATCCTGGCCATTGAATTACTGTGTGCCGCTCAGGCATTCGACTTTAGAAGACCTTTAAAATCAGGTGCAATTCTCGAAGCCTGCCACGCCCATACCCGAGAAAAAATCGATCATGCGGAAGCGGATCGTATCTTCTCCAAAGACATTGAAAAAGCACATCAAATCATTGAAAGCCGCGCCTTCATGGATATCTGCAAAACCGCAGCTACAGATCAACTAACAAGCGATCACCACTCACTATTTGAAGTATACTAG